The Phaeobacter gallaeciensis DSM 26640 genomic sequence TGGCCTGCATGTCACGGGCCGTATCCTGACCCGCACCCAGAAGGGGGCGGAGGCGGCAGCGCTGATTGGTGCCGGCGCGCTGGATGGTCTCTCCATCGGCTATCGTACCCGCCGCGCCACGGCGCGCAAAGGCGGCGGTCGCTGTTTGGCGGAACTGGACCTCTGGGAGGTGTCGCTGGTGACCTTCCCGATGCTGCCCACCGCCCGGGTAACCGCCACCGCACAGCCCGTGACAGCCGCCAAATCGACGTCCGCGGAGCCGGATCTGAGCGATCCCGGCGAGACACCGCAGATCTGGCGCGAGGTGATCGAGATGCTGCGCAACGGCGCCAGTCTCGCACCCCTCGGCTGAGCACAGCGCCGTTTCCCGTCTTCTCCAACCGACCCAAAGGACTGACAGATGAGCCACACCCAATCCCATAGCGACCCAACGGC encodes the following:
- a CDS encoding HK97 family phage prohead protease; amino-acid sequence: MRHDEHLEHKFARFGEDLTIGDETDDMVTISGYASLFGRVDNGGDLVQPGAYQASLERLSRAGIAVKMLWQHDPAQPIGVWDEVREDARGLHVTGRILTRTQKGAEAAALIGAGALDGLSIGYRTRRATARKGGGRCLAELDLWEVSLVTFPMLPTARVTATAQPVTAAKSTSAEPDLSDPGETPQIWREVIEMLRNGASLAPLG